The following proteins are encoded in a genomic region of Pseudodesulfovibrio mercurii:
- the epsC gene encoding serine O-acetyltransferase EpsC, with the protein MTSEDYTLADVVALLVESGDKGPRSHRRAGEAPMPSVEILRGIVEDLRCVLFPGYFGPSEITPDTMPYYIGSTLDQLERKLADQINRGYCFVCDATTTERCSDCEKRAKTIAKKFITRLPEIREYLLSDVEAAYIGDPAAKTHGETIFCYPSIRALTNHRIAHELYKLGVDIIPRIIGEMAHSDTGIDIHPGATIGRSFFIDHGTGTVIGETCIIGDNVRVYQGVTLGAKSFPKGEDEMLIKGLPRHPIVEDDVIIYAGATILGRITIGREAVIGGNVWIVRDVPAGAQIVQTRALEQSFEHGAGI; encoded by the coding sequence ATGACCAGTGAAGACTACACATTGGCGGATGTGGTCGCGCTCCTCGTGGAGTCCGGAGACAAGGGCCCGCGTTCCCACCGCCGGGCGGGCGAAGCCCCCATGCCCTCGGTGGAGATTCTGCGCGGCATCGTCGAGGACCTGCGCTGCGTCCTGTTTCCGGGGTATTTCGGCCCGTCCGAGATCACCCCGGACACCATGCCCTACTACATCGGCTCGACCCTGGACCAGCTGGAACGCAAGCTCGCGGACCAGATCAACCGGGGCTACTGCTTCGTCTGCGACGCCACCACCACGGAGCGGTGCAGCGACTGCGAGAAGCGGGCCAAGACCATTGCCAAGAAATTCATCACCAGGCTGCCCGAGATCAGGGAGTACCTGCTGTCCGACGTGGAGGCGGCCTACATCGGCGACCCCGCGGCCAAGACACACGGGGAGACCATATTCTGCTACCCGTCCATCCGGGCCCTGACCAACCACCGCATCGCCCACGAGCTGTACAAGCTCGGCGTGGACATCATCCCCCGGATCATCGGCGAGATGGCCCACTCGGACACGGGCATCGACATCCACCCCGGCGCGACCATCGGCCGGTCCTTCTTCATCGACCACGGCACCGGCACGGTCATCGGCGAGACCTGCATCATCGGCGACAACGTGCGCGTGTACCAGGGCGTGACCCTGGGGGCCAAGTCCTTCCCCAAGGGCGAGGACGAGATGCTTATCAAGGGGCTGCCCCGCCACCCCATCGTGGAGGACGACGTGATCATCTACGCCGGGGCGACCATCCTCGGCCGCATCACCATCGGCCGCGAAGCGGTCATCGGCGGCAACGTCTGGATCGTGCGCGACGTCCCGGCCGGGGCGCAGATTGTCCAGACACGGGCCCTGGAACAGTCCTTCGAGCACGGCGCGGGCATCTGA
- the cysK gene encoding cysteine synthase A, with protein sequence MNIADNMTDLIGRTPMVRLNRLSAGLKAEVVAKLEFYNPCGSVKDRIGRNMIETALKNGTIDENTVLVEPTSGNTGIGLAFVCAVKGMKLILTMPESMSMERRKLLKGLGAELILTPAAEGMKGAIDRAQRIVRETDNAFMPMQFDNPANPEAHRRTTGLEIWEDTDGEVDLFVAGVGTGGTLTGVAEALKARKPAVKAVAVEPDASPVLSGGEPGPHAIQGIGAGFVPGALNTEIIDEVVRITNDEALETAKRLMREEGILCGISSGANCAAALKLAARKENAGKMIVFIVCDTGERYLSTPLFE encoded by the coding sequence ATGAACATTGCCGACAACATGACGGATCTCATCGGGCGCACGCCCATGGTCCGCCTGAACAGGCTGTCCGCCGGGCTCAAGGCCGAGGTGGTCGCCAAACTGGAATTCTACAACCCGTGCGGCTCGGTCAAGGACCGCATCGGCCGGAACATGATCGAGACCGCCCTGAAAAACGGGACCATCGACGAGAACACGGTCCTGGTGGAGCCGACCAGCGGCAACACCGGCATCGGTCTGGCCTTTGTCTGCGCCGTCAAGGGGATGAAGCTCATCCTGACCATGCCCGAGTCCATGTCCATGGAGCGGCGCAAGCTGCTCAAGGGGCTGGGCGCGGAGCTGATCCTGACCCCGGCCGCCGAGGGCATGAAGGGGGCCATCGACCGGGCGCAACGGATCGTCCGGGAGACGGACAACGCCTTCATGCCCATGCAGTTCGACAACCCAGCCAACCCCGAGGCCCATCGCCGGACCACGGGGCTGGAGATCTGGGAGGACACCGACGGCGAGGTGGACCTGTTCGTGGCCGGCGTGGGCACGGGCGGCACCCTGACCGGCGTGGCCGAGGCCCTCAAGGCCCGCAAACCCGCGGTCAAGGCCGTGGCCGTGGAACCCGACGCCTCTCCGGTCCTGTCCGGCGGCGAGCCCGGCCCCCACGCCATCCAGGGCATCGGCGCGGGTTTCGTGCCCGGGGCCCTGAACACGGAGATCATCGACGAGGTGGTCCGCATCACCAACGACGAGGCCCTGGAGACCGCCAAGCGGCTCATGCGCGAGGAAGGCATCCTCTGCGGCATCTCGTCCGGGGCCAACTGCGCGGCGGCCCTCAAGCTGGCGGCGCGCAAGGAGAACGCGGGCAAGATGATCGTCTTCATCGTCTGCGACACCGGCGAACGGTACCTGAGCACCCCGCTCTTCGAATAA
- the nifS gene encoding cysteine desulfurase NifS, with product MQTIYLDNNATTQVDPAVFEAMKPYFTELYGNPSSMHRFGGQVGVKLKEARASVAALLGCEPEEIIFTSCGSESDNTAIRSALAARPDRRHIITTAVEHPAILSLCKYLEKKDGYEVTYLGTDEFGRLDIEEYKAALRPDTAIVSVMWANNETGNIHPIEEMAKIAKEHDVFFHTDAVQAVGKVDIDLSRVPVDMLSLSGHKLHAPKGVGALFVRRRLPFRPFLIGGHQERSRRAGTENTTGIIALGKACELAREHMVEENTEVKRLRDRLETGLLKAIPDTKLNGDPEHRLPNTTNISFGYVEGEAILLMMDQVGIAASSGSACTSGSLEPSHVLRAMGVPFTFAHGSIRFSLSRFNTEEEIDFVVKTLPPIIENLRKLSPFSAEKQAPACTKSFSE from the coding sequence ATGCAGACCATCTATCTGGACAACAACGCCACCACGCAGGTGGACCCGGCCGTGTTCGAGGCCATGAAGCCCTATTTCACCGAATTGTACGGCAACCCCTCCTCCATGCACCGCTTCGGCGGCCAGGTGGGGGTCAAGCTCAAGGAGGCGCGCGCCTCCGTGGCGGCCCTACTCGGCTGCGAGCCCGAGGAGATCATCTTCACCTCCTGCGGCTCCGAGTCCGACAACACGGCCATCCGCTCGGCCTTGGCCGCCCGGCCCGACCGGCGCCACATCATCACCACCGCCGTGGAGCACCCGGCCATTCTGAGCCTGTGCAAATACCTCGAAAAGAAGGACGGCTACGAGGTCACCTACCTCGGCACCGACGAGTTCGGCCGCCTCGACATCGAGGAATACAAGGCGGCCCTGAGGCCGGACACGGCCATCGTCTCGGTCATGTGGGCCAACAACGAGACAGGCAACATCCATCCCATCGAGGAGATGGCCAAGATCGCCAAGGAACACGACGTGTTCTTCCACACCGACGCGGTCCAGGCCGTGGGCAAGGTGGACATAGACCTGTCCAGGGTGCCGGTGGACATGCTCTCCCTGTCCGGGCACAAGCTGCACGCCCCCAAGGGTGTGGGCGCGCTCTTCGTGCGCAGGCGCCTGCCCTTCCGCCCGTTCCTCATCGGCGGGCACCAGGAGCGCAGCCGCCGCGCGGGCACCGAGAACACCACGGGCATCATCGCCCTGGGCAAGGCCTGCGAACTGGCCCGCGAACACATGGTCGAGGAGAACACCGAGGTGAAGAGGCTGCGCGACAGGCTGGAGACCGGCCTGCTCAAGGCCATCCCGGACACCAAGCTCAACGGCGACCCGGAACACCGTCTGCCCAACACCACGAACATCTCCTTCGGCTACGTCGAGGGCGAGGCCATCCTGCTGATGATGGACCAGGTGGGCATCGCGGCCAGCTCCGGCTCGGCCTGCACCTCGGGCTCCCTGGAGCCGTCCCACGTGCTCCGCGCCATGGGCGTGCCCTTCACCTTCGCCCACGGGTCCATCCGTTTCTCCCTGAGCCGGTTCAACACCGAGGAGGAGATCGACTTCGTGGTCAAGACCCTGCCGCCGATCATCGAAAACCTGCGCAAGCTCTCGCCGTTCTCGGCGGAAAAGCAGGCCCCGGCCTGCACCAAAAGCTTTTCGGAGTAG
- the nifU gene encoding Fe-S cluster assembly protein NifU: MWEYTDKVKDHFLNPRNAGTIEDADGIGEVGSLACGDALTLYIKVGDDGRITDAKFQTFGCASAIASSSALTELIIGKTVEEAEKLTNKDIAEYLGGLPREKMHCSVMGQEALEQAIKNMRGEAPSKAEHSHEGELICECFGVFDEEILEAIKVNDLKTVEDVTNFTKAGGGCGKCIPDLERLLAEARGEGVCPTPSATPAFPAEGMTNIQRMHLIERVIDEDVRPKLKADGGNIELVDIDRDAVVVRFLGMCSGCPSSRATLEGLVETALREKVDPGLKVREG, encoded by the coding sequence ATGTGGGAATATACCGACAAAGTTAAGGACCATTTCCTGAATCCGCGCAACGCGGGCACCATTGAGGACGCGGACGGGATCGGCGAAGTCGGCTCGCTGGCCTGCGGCGACGCCCTGACCCTGTACATTAAGGTCGGCGACGACGGCAGGATCACCGACGCCAAGTTCCAGACCTTCGGCTGCGCCAGCGCCATCGCCTCCAGCTCCGCCCTGACCGAGCTGATTATCGGCAAGACCGTGGAAGAGGCGGAAAAGCTTACCAACAAGGACATCGCCGAATACCTGGGCGGCCTGCCCCGCGAGAAGATGCACTGCTCGGTCATGGGCCAGGAGGCCCTGGAACAGGCCATCAAAAACATGCGCGGCGAGGCCCCGTCCAAGGCCGAACACTCCCACGAGGGCGAGCTCATCTGTGAATGCTTCGGCGTGTTCGACGAGGAGATCCTCGAGGCCATCAAGGTCAACGACCTCAAGACCGTGGAGGACGTGACCAACTTCACCAAGGCCGGCGGCGGCTGCGGCAAGTGCATCCCGGACCTGGAACGGCTCCTGGCCGAGGCACGCGGCGAGGGCGTCTGCCCCACTCCGTCGGCGACCCCCGCCTTCCCGGCCGAGGGCATGACCAACATCCAGCGCATGCACCTCATCGAGCGGGTCATCGACGAGGACGTCCGGCCCAAGCTCAAGGCGGACGGCGGCAACATCGAACTGGTGGACATCGACCGCGACGCCGTGGTCGTCCGCTTCCTGGGCATGTGCTCGGGCTGCCCGTCCAGCCGGGCGACCCTGGAAGGGCTGGTGGAGACCGCCCTCAGGGAAAAGGTCGATCCCGGCCTGAAGGTGCGGGAGGGATAA
- a CDS encoding DUF493 family protein: protein MSDKLIKFKQTLDEHHQWPCPYVYKFIVPAESLDRFKEVFASEPLSFRQSKTGKYTSVTMTSTMCSADEVMAVYEKAAQVPGVMSL from the coding sequence ATGTCCGACAAATTGATAAAATTCAAGCAAACCCTGGACGAACACCACCAATGGCCGTGTCCATACGTCTACAAATTCATCGTCCCGGCCGAAAGCCTGGACCGTTTCAAGGAGGTCTTCGCCTCGGAGCCCCTCTCGTTCCGCCAGTCCAAGACCGGAAAATATACCAGTGTGACGATGACTTCGACCATGTGTTCCGCGGACGAAGTCATGGCCGTGTACGAAAAGGCGGCCCAGGTTCCGGGGGTCATGTCCCTCTAA
- a CDS encoding putative bifunctional diguanylate cyclase/phosphodiesterase produces the protein MSEIVDVLVVDDERINLKLVEGILRGQDLNLVTAMSGAEALNLLPDHDFAVALLDVMMPGMDGFELAERLRGSEATRNIPIIFITAISKEQRHVFHGYELGAVDYLFKPVEPEILRGKTNIFAELHRHKRSLMETTRRLEATVAELEASREALARSEQRYRMVADYNYDWESWIGPNGSLRYISPSCERISGYSPQRFLDEPDLMQRIVHREDLNKWVQFMQDDTVGDEESLDFRIGDINAKTKWLSLVRHSISSDKGEPLGLRLSMRDITNRKLVESKLQHSNFHDPLTGLPNRTLFLERLNRAAERCARSGEFFAVLFINMDRFQAVNDHYGHSVGDKLMVRIGVKLQQTVRPIDTVARFGSDEFGVLIEDMPRRSDVRPLIRLIFDSFREPVEVDGITFTLSASIGYDVGAGTEVDTEEVLHNAQVAMNEAKEEGKNRVTAYDKRMREGMINVLAVESELNRALVAGEFTAHYQPIVNLADGSLYGFEALARWNHPERGLVSPGEFIPVAEETGQIVTLGSQILEEACTAMQEWTRRYPAAENLTIAVNISAKQFAESSLAANVERVLKRTGLRPGRLKLEITETVVMLDAIKSVNQLKTLKNLGILLSIDDFGTGYSSMSYLQRFPTDQLKIDLSFVQRMESSPENIEIIRAIVNMAHSLRLRVVAEGIETERQRDLLYSLQCDYGQGYLYSRPLPREQAEDFVKDSK, from the coding sequence ATGAGTGAAATAGTAGACGTTCTCGTCGTGGACGACGAACGGATCAACCTCAAGCTGGTGGAGGGCATCCTGCGCGGGCAGGACCTCAACCTGGTCACGGCCATGTCCGGGGCGGAGGCCCTCAACCTGCTTCCGGACCACGACTTCGCCGTGGCCCTCCTGGACGTCATGATGCCCGGCATGGACGGCTTCGAGCTGGCCGAGCGGCTGCGCGGCTCCGAGGCCACCCGGAACATCCCGATCATCTTCATCACCGCCATCAGCAAGGAGCAGCGGCATGTCTTCCACGGCTACGAGCTGGGCGCGGTGGACTATCTGTTCAAGCCGGTGGAGCCGGAAATTCTGCGCGGCAAGACCAACATCTTCGCCGAACTGCACCGGCACAAGCGCTCCCTTATGGAGACCACCCGGCGGCTCGAGGCCACGGTGGCGGAGCTGGAGGCGTCCCGCGAGGCCCTGGCCCGGTCCGAGCAGCGCTACCGCATGGTCGCGGACTACAACTACGACTGGGAGAGCTGGATCGGCCCCAACGGCAGCCTCCGCTACATCTCGCCGTCCTGCGAGCGGATCAGCGGCTATTCGCCCCAGCGGTTCCTCGACGAGCCGGACCTGATGCAGCGCATCGTCCACCGCGAGGACCTGAACAAGTGGGTCCAGTTCATGCAGGACGACACCGTGGGCGACGAGGAGAGCCTGGATTTCCGCATCGGCGACATCAACGCCAAGACCAAGTGGCTGAGCCTGGTCCGCCACTCCATCTCTTCGGACAAGGGCGAGCCCCTGGGCCTCCGCCTGAGCATGCGCGACATCACCAACCGCAAGCTCGTGGAGAGCAAGCTCCAGCACAGCAACTTCCACGATCCCCTGACCGGCCTGCCCAACCGGACCCTGTTCCTGGAACGGCTCAACCGGGCGGCGGAGCGGTGCGCCCGCTCCGGTGAATTTTTCGCGGTCCTGTTCATCAACATGGACCGCTTCCAGGCGGTCAACGACCACTACGGGCACAGCGTGGGCGACAAGCTCATGGTCCGGATCGGGGTCAAGCTCCAGCAGACGGTCCGGCCCATCGACACCGTGGCCCGCTTCGGCAGCGACGAATTCGGCGTGCTCATCGAGGACATGCCCCGGCGCAGCGATGTCCGGCCCCTCATCCGCTTGATTTTCGATTCCTTCAGGGAGCCGGTGGAGGTGGACGGCATCACCTTCACCCTGTCCGCCAGCATAGGCTACGACGTCGGGGCCGGTACCGAGGTCGATACCGAGGAGGTCCTGCACAACGCCCAGGTGGCCATGAACGAGGCCAAGGAGGAGGGCAAGAACCGGGTCACGGCCTACGACAAGCGCATGCGCGAGGGCATGATCAACGTCCTGGCCGTGGAAAGCGAGCTCAACCGCGCCCTGGTGGCCGGCGAGTTTACGGCCCACTACCAGCCCATCGTCAACCTGGCCGACGGCAGCCTCTACGGGTTCGAGGCCCTGGCCCGCTGGAACCATCCCGAGCGCGGCCTGGTCAGTCCCGGCGAATTCATCCCCGTGGCCGAGGAGACCGGTCAGATCGTCACCCTGGGTTCCCAGATTCTGGAGGAGGCGTGCACGGCCATGCAGGAGTGGACCCGGCGGTATCCGGCGGCGGAGAACCTGACCATCGCCGTGAACATCTCGGCCAAACAGTTCGCCGAGAGTTCGCTGGCGGCCAACGTGGAGCGCGTTCTGAAGCGGACCGGCCTGCGTCCCGGCAGGCTCAAGCTCGAGATCACCGAGACCGTGGTCATGCTCGACGCGATCAAGTCGGTCAACCAGCTCAAGACCCTGAAGAACCTCGGCATCCTGCTGTCCATCGACGACTTCGGCACAGGCTACTCGTCCATGAGCTATCTCCAGCGGTTCCCCACGGACCAGCTCAAGATCGACCTGAGCTTCGTCCAGCGC